Within the Salinimonas marina genome, the region AAGTCGTCACTCAAATTTTTACGAAAAACTCAGTGGGCCCGGGATAAAGTAGAAGCGCTTTATCTGAAAACCTTTCACCAAGGGTAACAATCTAAGCTGATTATTTGGCACTTCTGGCCTCTTGTTCAGCTGCATATAATGGTTTAGGCGATAAACTGAGTGTCTTACTGATTTATCAAATTAACGCTTATGCCCAGACCAAGAAAGGCGCTCATCTGCGCTTCTCGAACACCGTTTTATCACTGTGTGTCCCGGTGCGTAAGACGAGCATTCTTATGTGGCAAAGACCGCTATTCCGGAAAAAGCTATGAACATCGCCGGCCCTGGGTAGAGCAAAGGCTTTTGTTTTTAGCAAAGATCTTTGCTGTGGATGTTTGTGCCTATGCGGTGATGAGCAACCACACTCATGTGGTATTGCGCATCAATACTGCAAAAGCCCGGCAGTGGAGCCACGAAAAAACGCTCAGAAATTGGCAAAAACTGCATCGCGGAACGGTCCTGTGTCAGCGGTATCTGAATGACAAATCTGCTTTAACTCATAATGAACTTAACACGGTGCAGGCGACAGTGGAGGTCTACCGGGGGCGCCTACAATGTATTAGTTGGTTTATGCGTGAGTTGAATGAATTTATTGCCCGGCGGGCTAACAAGGAAGATGAATGCACTGGCCGCTTTTGGGAAGGGCGGTTTAAATCTCAGGCATTATTAGATGAAGCATCTGTGCTGGCCTGTATGGCTTATGTGGATCTCAATCCGGTCCGGGCAGGGAAAGCCCGCTCGATTAAAAACTTGTTATATACCAGTCTCAATCGGCGGCTTATTGCCAGAAAAGCTGGGCGGCCTGCACCAGGTTTACTGCCACTTCGAACCCAAAGAAAGCCTGATACCTTCCAGCTGTGGTTTAGTTTGCAGACTTATCTGCAATTGCTTCGCTGGAGCTTCGAACACTATACTAATAATGTAAAAGATCCCCCTTCAAGGCCTGGAATACCCGAGTTGCTAGAGCAATGTGGTTTGGGGGACAAGACTGGATGTCGGTTTGCCATGGGTTTGAACAACAATGTAAGGGCGAAGTGAGCCGCCATAAATGGGCCCAAGAGGCTTGCGCCCAGAGTGCTTAAAAGGTAATAAGGGAGCCTAGGCATCAGGTTAACTGACACAGTCTTATCGCACAGTCACAAGGAATCGTTTACACTGATGAGACCAGACCTATTAATGTAATTAAAGCAGGGGTGTGTGAATGAACCAGTTAGCGTTTCACCAGGAATTTTCAATTCCGCTTACCCGGCTGTTTAACTGTTTTTGTAAAACAGAGTTATTGGTGCAGTGGTTCATGCCCGAAGATATGCAGCTGAAATACATGGTCATGAATGTACATGAGGGCGCCGAATACGAAATGGTGTTCGTCGATGAAGCCGGTACCCCTGCGCGTCGATATACCGGAGAATTTGCCAAAGTTCGGCCAAATGAGCAGCTGTTGTTTACCCTCAAGCTTGACGAGGGGTACGAATCATCGGTGGATGTGAGATTTGAAACAGTAAACGATAAAGTGACCCGTATTCACCTTAATCACGAAGGCCTGGAAAATGAGGAGCAGCGCAACTTTGCGCACGCCCAGTGGGTCGCTCGATTCACTCGTTTGGCAAAATTACCTGCGTTAAAAGAAACCGCGTAATCGCGCCGAGGGCTCTTTAGTCAGGCAGATACAACCCCCCTAGTACCGCATTTCGACAGGCCCCGGTAACGGCAGGCACATTCGCTGTTATTCGTTCCAAATATGCATAGGCGAGCCAGGCGAAGGCCGCGCCCTCAACATCCTGAGGACAAATGCCAAGGGTCTGGGTGGTCATGACCTTTTGAGCTGGTAACAAAGCCTGAATCCGACTTAACAGGTGTGTGTTATATGCGCCTCCCCCACAAATATAAACCTGTTCAACCCGAGGCTGCATTTTTACCGCATCGGCAATATGGGCAGCGGTCAGTTCGCACAATGTTGCTTGAACATCCGCAGGCGTAATATCAGTAAATGTTTGCAATACCCGTGACACCCATAGCGTATTGAAGTATTCCCGGCCGGTACTTTTAGGGGCGGCCTGTTTAAAATACGGATCGTTAAGACAGGCATCTAACAATGTTTGATGCACCGTCCCCGAGGCCGCCCATTTTCCACTTTTATCGAAGGGTAGCTGAAGATGTTCGGACACCCACCCATCCATGAGTATGTTTCCAGGGCCTGAGTCAAACCCGCTGATAGAGCTGGGACTATCATCAATAAAACTGATATTAGCAATGCCGCCAATATTAACTATGGCTCTGGCAAAAGCACCAATAGCCTTAGTTTGGCTTTGGTGGGTGTCCAAAGAGAAATCCTTTTTAGACGCCGGAACCGCGGGATTTCGGTAGCTGTCATGGCAACCAAATATCGCTTGGTGAAATGCCGGGACTAAGGGAGCACCCTGGCCTCCCAACGCAACGTCCTTACGTCGGAAATCTGCGACTACCGGTATACCTGTAAGGACCGCCAGTGTATTAGGATCGCCAATCTGTAAGGTAAATCCCACGTTAGCTGTTTCAGCACAATAGCCGGCCGGATGATGCCGGATGGTCTGACCGTGGGAGCCCAATGCCGTAATATCATTTGGCGTAAGGCCCGCCTCTTCAATCAGGACACCCACCGCCTGAGCAAACAGCCTGGCTACTCCGATATCAGCAGCGCCCATTTTATTTATTTCGTTTACAGAAGGCTGGCACAAGGTATTGAGGGTATTAAGTAGCGAGTCGGGGAAGGGCAGGCTGACCCGCTTTAGGGTCTGAAACCAGTGGGTGTCCATAGGCTTGTGGGTGTCTATGGCACACAGCACGGCGTCTACGCCATCCATGCTGGTGCCCGACATAAGTCCGATAAAATAGCGCATGTTATTGCATAGCAAGCATAACGCGGCGGTTATTTTCCAGCTGGGTCAGCCGGTTTGCAGCAATTTTCATAAATGCTGCTCGTTGCGTTTTGGCAATGGGCGCTGCTTTAGGTAGCTCCACCGTGCGTGGGTTACGATGTGTGCCGTTGACCAGGAATTCATAATGCAAATGCGCCCCGGTCGCCATCCCCGTGCTTCCCAAATAACCTATAACCTGCCCCTGCTTAACCACTTCACCTGCTTTTACCGCACGCTTTTTAAAGTGCAGATACTTAGTCACATATTTTTCGCCATGCTGAATAAAGACATAATTACCGTTAAAGCGATTGTATGTGGATTTGATGACCCGGCCATCGCCAGCCGCCATCACCGGAGTCCCCATAGCGGCAACATAATCCGTACCATTGTGAGATTTCCAGCGTTTTTGCACCGGATGAAAGCGCTTCTTGGTAAAGTTAGAGCTTACGTACTTAAAATTAATCGGTGCTCGCAAGAAGCTTTTACGCATACTACGACCTTCAGGGGTGTAGTAATTGCCATCTGAATGTTGAATGGCCGTAAAGGTTTCGCCCTGGTTGGTAAATTCAGCAGCAACAATATCGCCATAGCCGACAAATTCGCCATCAATATAGTGTTCTTCAAACACCATATTGAAGCTATCGCCCTGACGAATTTCCATCGCAAAATCAATATCCCAGCCAAACAGACCCGCAAGGTTCATAATTTGGTTGTTGCTCAAGCCGGCATTGACTGCGGCTTTCCAAAAACTGGACTGAATATCGCCCTGGGCAAAGCTGTAGCGGGTTTCTACCTCTTTGGTGTCGATGTTGGCCACCATCGTACCCTGGTCATCCTCAGGTTGGATGATCAGCGTTTCGCGCGAAGAAACCGCATATTTCAACCCATCAAATGCGCCGCCAGCATCGGCTTTTAAATGTAAGATATCACCTGGAACCAGAGTAACCAGCATCTTTGCCAGTTCACCGGCCTGGGTAACATTGTAGGTATCACGGGCAGAAAAACCGGCTCGTTTAAAAATTTTTGCCAGCGTATCGCCGGAGCGCACCCGGATAACCTGCCAGTGGGTGTCTTCCTCTCCAAAGCTAATAGCGGGGGAGGCCGGTACCGACAAGTCGACGGGGTAACGAACGCCGGTGTCCAGTACCAGGGACTCCTGATGACGGCTTGCGGCCACCGGTTCGGAAGGCAACATCACCAAAGCGCCCAAAAACAGGCTGCCCAGCAATAATCCGGTTCGGTGGGGTTTGGGAAGGTTTTGTATTGTTTTAAAAACCATATTGTCTTTCAAATTCATTCTCATCCTACTGCCTGCCCAGAGAATATCCGGTTAAAAAGCGAGTTTCCATCTCAGCTTGGTTAAAAGCTGAACAGTATACTATGGAATAGCCCGTTGAATAATCCCGATTTTGATGCCTAATCCTTTCATTGGTTCAATCACATGCGTAAAATACTCGCCCTGATGACCTTGAACCTATCAATACGTGGAACTTACCGATGAGTGACTGGCAAACCGCTTTTGCTGAAATAAAACGTGGAACAGACGAAATACTTCCCGAAGACGATCTGATTGAAAAACTCAAATCAGGTAAAACCCTTACAGTAAAAGCTGGCTTTGACCCTACAGCACCGGATTTGCATCTGGGACACACTGTACTAATTAACAAACTACGGGCGTTTCAGCAGTTTGGTCATAAAGTGGTCTTTCTTATCGGTGACTTCACCGGTCTGATTGGCGATCCTACAGGTAAAAATGCGACTCGCAAGCCCTTAAGTAAAGATCAGGTATTAGAAAACGCGAAAACGTATCAGGAACAGGTTTTTAAAATTCTCGATCCGGCCAAAACAGAAGTCCGCTTTAACTCTGAATGGATGGACCTGTTAGGTGCCGATGGCATGATTAAACTGGCCGCCAGCCAGACCGTTGCCCGCATGCTCGAACGCGACGATTTTAAAAAGCGCTACAACAATAATCAGCCTATTGCCATTCATGAGTTTTTGTATCCGCTGGTTCAGGGATGGGACTCGGTTGCCCTGGAAGCCGATGTAGAGCTGGGCGGTACCGACCAGCGCTTCAACCTGCTGATGGGGCGTGAGCTGCAAAAAGAAAATGGCCAAAAGCCTCAGACCACGGTGATGCTGCCGCTGCTTGAAGGACTCGATGGCGTGCAGAAAATGTCTAAATCGTTGAATAATTATATTGGTATAACCGAACCGGCCAATGATATGTTCGGTAAAATCATGTCGGTCTCAGACGACTTGATGTGGCGCTATTTTGAACTTCTCAGCTTCCGGCCACTGGAAGAACTAGATGCTTTGAAAGCCAGTGTTGCAGAGGGTACGAACCCCGTGATATAAAAATAGAGTTGGCCAAAGAGCTGATCAGCCGGTTTCATGATGAAGCCGCCTTTAACGCTGCTTATAATGATTTTGTCCAGCGCTTTCAAAAAAATGCCATTCCTGATGATATGCCAGAAATCACCGTTACGCTGAACGACGGCAGCGTGGCGATTGGTAATCTGTTGAAGCAGGCAAGTCTGGTCGCCTCGACCTCGGATGCTATGCGAATGATTAAGCAGGGCGCGGTGAAAATCAACGGCGAAAAAGTCAGTGATACCCGTTTACTGCTCACCGAGCCAGGCGAAGCGGTTTACCAGGTGGGTAAACGCAAATTCGCCCGGGTCACCATCACCGGCGCATAAATCCGCGGCCAGGTCTTATACTCGCTCTGCTACGCGCGCCCAGGCGTACAGAGCGCGGAGTCCTAAGCGGCGTAAGCCTGCAAGTGGATAACGTGGCAGGGGCGAGGTATAAAGGGGAATATCAGGCAAATCTGTGTCGCCCATTGCCTGTTGGGCGAGGCGCCGGCCTGCAAAGTTTGCAAACGACACCCCAGCCCCACAGTACCCCATGGCATACCCCAAATTCTGGGTATGATCAAAATACACTCGGGGCAGACTATCCAAAGACACAGACACCCAGCCACTCCAGAAATGACTCACAGGCTTGTGGTTAAGTACCGGAAAACTGGAGACCATGGCATTAAACAATCGTGCTTTGCCGGCTGAAGCAGCTTTCCCCGTTACTTCCCCGCGACCGCCAAATAAAATACGGTTGTCGGGCAGTAACCGGTAATAGTATTTCATCATCCGGGTGTCCATCATGGTGGCCGGCGCGTTCAGGCCAATACTTGCAAGCTCACCATCACTCAATGGCTCGGTTACCAGAATGCTTGATTGCACCGGAAATTGGCGGCTATCGATGCAGGGGTGAAACTGTTTGCTGCTGTAGGCGTTACTGGCTATAAGCACCTTGGTGGCATTGATACGACCGGTGGGTGTCCATACTGTGTACCCGGCTTGATTATGGTCAAGTTTGAGGGCGGGGGTTTGGCCAAACAACTGTGCCCCTGAGTCCCGGGCGGCGCAGGCCAGTCCGTCGGCCAGTTTTAACGGGTTTAACCCGTAACCCGGCTGTACGGTGGCACCATAAAACCCCTTCACTGAGAGTTGTTGTTGTAAAGCGTGCCGATCTAAGGCGGTCGCCTGCGAGCCAAACTGGCCGGCTAGCTGGTCCAGACTATTGGTTTGTGAGCGTGCTTGCCCGGCTGTGTGGGCCAGTTTGTAATACGGGCCGGGGGCCACATCACAGGCAATATCATAGGTCTCGATATGCTGTAGCAGCTGTGTAACAGCTTCGTCGTATTCGTTTTGAATGGCCCGGGCGGTGGCCGGACCAAACTTTTTTGCCAGAGCCAGCGGCCCCAGCCGACCACTGCCGCTTAAGACAAAGCCAGCATTGCGCCCGGCACAGCCAAACCCCATCGAATGGCTATCAATTAATGTGACCCGGCCTGATTGCTTTTCGGTAAGCTCTAACGCGGCAGACAATCCGGTATAACCACCGCCAATAATCAAAAAGTCGGTGTCATGAGCACCATCAAGCGCCTCAAAGGAAGTGGGCTGAGAGGTGGCATGCCAATAGGTATCGGGCGCGGGGGTTGACGAATCAACCGCCGGTGACACTAACGGATCATAGCTCATGAGAAGGTGAGCAACATCTCAGCACCCTCACATTTGCACAAAGTGTCGCAGACCGGACAATCATAGCCTTCATATAAAGCTTCATGACGCCATTTATCCGGGTGCTTGCGAATCAACTCTCCGCCATTTTTTTGAAAATATAAAAAGGCGCTGTTGCCCGGACTGGCGAGCCAGATATGGGCCAGCCCAGCTGCGGCGCCCTGTTGTCTGGCACTGTCGATAGAATGCCTGAGCATGGTGCTGCCAATACTCTGACCTTGCCGGTCAGGGGACACCGTATTGCATTTAAAATAGCATACGGCGTTGGATGCTACCGGCCAGCGACTTGGGGTACACCATTTATCCGGTTGCCACTGGGTGTGTGCCAGCGTTAATCTGAAACCCACAACCTGGTGGGTGTCCACCGCCACCCAGCTGGCGTTAATGCCATTATGAAAGCTTTTGTTGTAAATCGACTGCAGGCTTTGTGCGGATAAATAATTGTCGCCGTGAACGGCGTTTCCAAGTTTAATGACCCCTGCAAAGTGGCGGGGGCTAAAGGGCAGTAGGTAATACTCATTTAGTTTTTATCCCGTCTAGGTGAACATCCAGTGCTTCGACTGAAATCAAAATTTCGCGCACCGAAATCCATAGTGAATACATCAGACAGATTAAACTGGCGGCAAAAATCCAGTTTCCGGCAAGCTGGTAAGTCAGATAAATAGCCAGCATCGAAAGCACACACAGAAAAAAACTGACTACGCCAGCTATCTGCATCCGCTTAATCAGCTGGATGCGCTGGCGTAAATTCTGGATTTGGGCGGTGGTGTTCTGATCCCACTTTTCTTTCGAAAAGTTGCGAATAATGGTCGCCAGGGTCAAAAAACGATTGGTGTAAGCCAGCAGTAATAGCGAAATCGCCGGGAACAGCATGGCAGGCGTAGCGATATCTATTGTCATGAATGAAAGGCTCGCTGTTGTTCACAAAGTTATCCCGGCCTGGGTTGCGGCTGCAGATACAGAAGCAGCTGTGGTTAAGACCGCAGAAAAGGTGACCAGAACAATATCAGATTACATTTTTTCAACCGGTAAACCGGCATCATGCCAGCCCATCATATCACCTTCAAGATGACTAACGTTATCGAATGACCTGGCCTTAAGGGTTTCAATGGCCAGTTTTGCCCGTCGGCCTGAGCGGCAATAAATAATCAAAGGTTTTTGTTTACTGTCGGCAAGATAAGAAATGTGGGTGTCTATTTTGTCATAGGGATATTCACCGCGCCCGGGATATGATTTTTGGCAAATTCGGTGGGTGTCCTGACATCAATCAACAGCCATTCATTGCTACGAACTTTTTCTAATATCTGGGGCCGTGGTTTACCGAAGGCTGCCAGGGGAGCGGAGCATCGGCGGCACCCACCGAACTCACCAGCAACCCCATCACCAACAGCACCACTTTCAAACTGGAAGACATAAGCAGGATCCTGTGTTATCAGAACACGGCCAGCTCAATTGCTGACGCCGGTATTAAGTATAGCCTGAAACGCATCAGTAGGGCAGTACTAGCGCGGGCTGGGTGTCTGGATCGCGGCGCACAGTTGCCGGAGTTGGGGCAGTAACCGTAGGGTAAAGCGGCTGGTTATATCCGGGTCAACCCGAATAATCGGGGCGTTCAATACCGGTCGGTGAGGTTGCCAGAATGCCCGTTCATCGGCCAGTGGCTGGCCATTGGCGGCAATGATGATCTCAGGCTGACGACGCAGCACCTCCTGGGGGAAACCTGAGGGTAGGCCACCGGGGCGTCGGCAAAAATTGTCTGGCCACCGCAATAATTTAGCAGCCTATCGGGCCAGGACCCAGCGCCCACGCTCATCAAAGGCTGATTTGATAAATAATAAAAAACCGGTTTATTGGTGGGTGTCCTGTATTGATCGCCTAACCGTTTAAGTCCCACAAGAAACGGTTTGGTCACCGCGCGTGCCTGGTTGGCCAGCCCCAGCAGCTCGCCCAATTCATTTATTTCGTGAGCAATGTCCTCGGGGGTGACGGGCTGAGATAAAAATACTTCAAATCCCAGACTTTGTAAGCGGGCAATATCCTGTGGTTTATTGCCACCCTGCCAGGCCAGAATAAGATCAGGATCCAGCTTCATAATGGCTTTGATATCGACCCCGTGATAGCTGGCCACCACCGGTTTGTTCGCGGCCGAAGGTGGATAATCACTGTGGGCGCTAACTGCCAGTAACTCATCTTCATAGTTCAGGCTATATACCCACTCGGCCAGGTGCGGGGATAAGGTCACCACGGTTTTAGCGCTGATCAGATGGCTCCATAACAGCATCGAACCGGTCACAAAAAGCCACAGCCAACCTGGCCGGCACATCGCTTTCATGACCACCCCAAAGGCCAGCAGGTCACAAACGTCAGCAACAGTAATATCGCCATTAACAGGTTGGTGCGGTCGATGGCATGTTTAGCCCGGGATACATCGGAAAGCCGCACTTCCCGCGGGCCGCCCACCCTTGGATAACGAAATTTTTGCTGTTGATAAATGGCCGGCCCGCCCAGCTGAAAACCTAATGCTCCACCGACCAGGGCCAGCAATAACGAGGTACTGTCGGTAGCCGGACTACGGCGGGCAGCCTGAATAGCATCAATGGGATGTGTAACTAAGATAAGCAAAAAAGTAGTGAGCCAGGCAGGCACTATTGCCAGCAAGCGGGTTAGTTTCTGAACAGGCCCCACAAAATAGTCAAAGCCAGGCCGCCGGCAATGCCACTGCCAACTTAGCATCAATAACAACCGGTAGGTAAGGGCGGCCACCGGGCCGGCCAGCAAAAACCAGAACACCACGGCGCCATAGATATAACAAAACCGCAGGAACAAGGCCTCAATCGCCGCTTTGGCGATACCCACCGGACTGAGTCTGTCGGTATCACGGGCGACCAGCAACCGAAGCCGGTCACGGGCCAGCATCTTCTTTTCCTGGTTCAGCGCCGAACGCACCTGTCTGTAGGCTTTGCGGTCATGCCCGAAATCCAGAATGGCCAATAAAATGAGCCCTTCAAAAAACACCGGGTACTCTGCCATATTCACCAGCAGTGCTAGTAGCACCAGCAATGGACCAAGTAAAACCGCCGCCCCCAAAATACCGGATAACCGATGCTGAGACACCGAATAATCAGCCCCTGGACGGACCCGCCGGGCCATGGTTTCAGAGAGCTGGCGCATCAGGGTCAGTGGATGATAGGCGCGCGGCCATCGCCATGTCGCATCGCAAGCCATAACCACTAAAATCAGTGCCAGCGACTGCAAGACAGGCTCTGACACAATGGTGTTCCATACCCCGGTGAACATAGGCTTAATCCAAGACGGCAAGCATTCCCATTACCAGCTGGGCAGAATTTTTAGCCGCCTGTTCCAGGTATTCCTGGAACGACACCGACGACGTTTTTCCGGCAATATCAGATAATGAGCGGATCACCAGAAAAGGCGTGTTAAGCATATGGCATGTCTGAGCGATGGCTGCCCCTTCCATCTCACAGGCTTTCATATCCCGAAACGTAGACTGAATTCGCTGGGCAGCGTCATCGCTGCCAATGAAGGCATCGCCGGTGCAAATCAAGCCGGTGGCGTGGGTGATCCCCTCAATGGCATCGGTAGCCTGTTGCGCCGCACTCATCAGGGTGGGATCACTATGGTAAGCCTCGGGCATATCTCCGGCGCACTGCCCCGGCGCATAACCAAAGTGCGTCAAATCCACATCATGATGTTTTAACGCGCTGCCAATGACAATGTCGCCAATGTTCAGGGCGCTATCAAAGCCCCCGGCTGAACCTGTATTTACCACATAGTCAGGCGCAAATTGCTGAATCAGCGCGGTGGTTGCCAGGGTGGCCGCCACTTTACCAATCCCACAACGTACTAGTACCACCTGATGTCCGTGCAAGGTACCTTCCACGAAGGTCAGGTGGTGCCACTGAATGGTGGTAGCATCGCTCAGCGAGGCTTGTAATAGCGCAACTTCCTGATCCATTGCGCCCAGAATTCCGATTTTTGCCATAGTGCTCTTAATAGGTTGTATGTGCGCCAGAAGCAGCGCATATGGTGCAGTGTATAAATATGGTAATACGAAAAGAAAAAAACTGACAGCATTGAAAAGAAGA harbors:
- a CDS encoding helical backbone metal receptor; translation: MKAMCRPGWLWLFVTGSMLLWSHLISAKTVVTLSPHLAEWVYSLNYEDELLAVSAHSDYPPSAANKPVVASYHGVDIKAIMKLDPDLILAWQGGNKPQDIARLQSLGFEVFLSQPVTPEDIAHEINELGELLGLANQARAVTKPFLVGLKRLGDQYRTPTNKPVFYYLSNQPLMSVGAGSWPDRLLNYCGGQTIFADAPVAYPQVSPRRCCVVSLRSSLPPMASHWPMNGHSGNLTDRY
- a CDS encoding anhydro-N-acetylmuramic acid kinase, with protein sequence MRYFIGLMSGTSMDGVDAVLCAIDTHKPMDTHWFQTLKRVSLPFPDSLLNTLNTLCQPSVNEINKMGAADIGVARLFAQAVGVLIEEAGLTPNDITALGSHGQTIRHHPAGYCAETANVGFTLQIGDPNTLAVLTGIPVVADFRRKDVALGGQGAPLVPAFHQAIFGCHDSYRNPAVPASKKDFSLDTHQSQTKAIGAFARAIVNIGGIANISFIDDSPSSISGFDSGPGNILMDGWVSEHLQLPFDKSGKWAASGTVHQTLLDACLNDPYFKQAAPKSTGREYFNTLWVSRVLQTFTDITPADVQATLCELTAAHIADAVKMQPRVEQVYICGGGAYNTHLLSRIQALLPAQKVMTTQTLGICPQDVEGAAFAWLAYAYLERITANVPAVTGACRNAVLGGLYLPD
- a CDS encoding N-acetyltransferase, with protein sequence MGFRLTLAHTQWQPDKWCTPSRWPVASNAVCYFKCNTVSPDRQGQSIGSTMLRHSIDSARQQGAAAGLAHIWLASPGNSAFLYFQKNGGELIRKHPDKWRHEALYEGYDCPVCDTLCKCEGAEMLLTFS
- a CDS encoding cobalamin biosynthesis protein CobD/CbiB, whose product is MSEPVLQSLALILVVMACDATWRWPRAYHPLTLMRQLSETMARRVRPGADYSVSQHRLSGILGAAVLLGPLLVLLALLVNMAEYPVFFEGLILLAILDFGHDRKAYRQVRSALNQEKKMLARDRLRLLVARDTDRLSPVGIAKAAIEALFLRFCYIYGAVVFWFLLAGPVAALTYRLLLMLSWQWHCRRPGFDYFVGPVQKLTRLLAIVPAWLTTFLLILVTHPIDAIQAARRSPATDSTSLLLALVGGALGFQLGGPAIYQQQKFRYPRVGGPREVRLSDVSRAKHAIDRTNLLMAILLLLTFVTCWPLGWS
- a CDS encoding transposase; this encodes MFLAKIFAVDVCAYAVMSNHTHVVLRINTAKARQWSHEKTLRNWQKLHRGTVLCQRYLNDKSALTHNELNTVQATVEVYRGRLQCISWFMRELNEFIARRANKEDECTGRFWEGRFKSQALLDEASVLACMAYVDLNPVRAGKARSIKNLLYTSLNRRLIARKAGRPAPGLLPLRTQRKPDTFQLWFSLQTYLQLLRWSFEHYTNNVKDPPSRPGIPELLEQCGLGDKTGCRFAMGLNNNVRAK
- a CDS encoding 5'-methylthioadenosine/adenosylhomocysteine nucleosidase translates to MAKIGILGAMDQEVALLQASLSDATTIQWHHLTFVEGTLHGHQVVLVRCGIGKVAATLATTALIQQFAPDYVVNTGSAGGFDSALNIGDIVIGSALKHHDVDLTHFGYAPGQCAGDMPEAYHSDPTLMSAAQQATDAIEGITHATGLICTGDAFIGSDDAAQRIQSTFRDMKACEMEGAAIAQTCHMLNTPFLVIRSLSDIAGKTSSVSFQEYLEQAAKNSAQLVMGMLAVLD
- a CDS encoding peptidoglycan DD-metalloendopeptidase family protein, encoding MRMNLKDNMVFKTIQNLPKPHRTGLLLGSLFLGALVMLPSEPVAASRHQESLVLDTGVRYPVDLSVPASPAISFGEEDTHWQVIRVRSGDTLAKIFKRAGFSARDTYNVTQAGELAKMLVTLVPGDILHLKADAGGAFDGLKYAVSSRETLIIQPEDDQGTMVANIDTKEVETRYSFAQGDIQSSFWKAAVNAGLSNNQIMNLAGLFGWDIDFAMEIRQGDSFNMVFEEHYIDGEFVGYGDIVAAEFTNQGETFTAIQHSDGNYYTPEGRSMRKSFLRAPINFKYVSSNFTKKRFHPVQKRWKSHNGTDYVAAMGTPVMAAGDGRVIKSTYNRFNGNYVFIQHGEKYVTKYLHFKKRAVKAGEVVKQGQVIGYLGSTGMATGAHLHYEFLVNGTHRNPRTVELPKAAPIAKTQRAAFMKIAANRLTQLENNRRVMLAMQ
- a CDS encoding NAD(P)/FAD-dependent oxidoreductase translates to MSYDPLVSPAVDSSTPAPDTYWHATSQPTSFEALDGAHDTDFLIIGGGYTGLSAALELTEKQSGRVTLIDSHSMGFGCAGRNAGFVLSGSGRLGPLALAKKFGPATARAIQNEYDEAVTQLLQHIETYDIACDVAPGPYYKLAHTAGQARSQTNSLDQLAGQFGSQATALDRHALQQQLSVKGFYGATVQPGYGLNPLKLADGLACAARDSGAQLFGQTPALKLDHNQAGYTVWTPTGRINATKVLIASNAYSSKQFHPCIDSRQFPVQSSILVTEPLSDGELASIGLNAPATMMDTRMMKYYYRLLPDNRILFGGRGEVTGKAASAGKARLFNAMVSSFPVLNHKPVSHFWSGWVSVSLDSLPRVYFDHTQNLGYAMGYCGAGVSFANFAGRRLAQQAMGDTDLPDIPLYTSPLPRYPLAGLRRLGLRALYAWARVAERV
- a CDS encoding rhodanese-like domain-containing protein, which translates into the protein MIDVRTPTEFAKNHIPGAVNIPMTK
- a CDS encoding rhodanese-like domain-containing protein codes for the protein MIIYCRSGRRAKLAIETLKARSFDNVSHLEGDMMGWHDAGLPVEKM
- a CDS encoding DUF2721 domain-containing protein, giving the protein MTIDIATPAMLFPAISLLLLAYTNRFLTLATIIRNFSKEKWDQNTTAQIQNLRQRIQLIKRMQIAGVVSFFLCVLSMLAIYLTYQLAGNWIFAASLICLMYSLWISVREILISVEALDVHLDGIKTK
- a CDS encoding SRPBCC family protein yields the protein MNQLAFHQEFSIPLTRLFNCFCKTELLVQWFMPEDMQLKYMVMNVHEGAEYEMVFVDEAGTPARRYTGEFAKVRPNEQLLFTLKLDEGYESSVDVRFETVNDKVTRIHLNHEGLENEEQRNFAHAQWVARFTRLAKLPALKETA